Proteins encoded in a region of the Deefgea piscis genome:
- the pilV gene encoding type IV pilus modification protein PilV, producing the protein MFKSIHQQSGLSLIEVMVSVMILGLGLLGLAALQTRSVMMNQSAYYRSIAADLAAELSDRIRANRTPFLASSDADNPVALPPDFSKCVQNSANKDNIDCTAQASGVESYLVSTEMTNWNQFLRSQLPEATFTLVQASGQSTGFYRYTLEISWLDNRSASSVASQTATYSTVIE; encoded by the coding sequence ATGTTTAAATCAATACATCAACAGTCTGGCTTATCACTAATTGAAGTGATGGTTTCAGTGATGATATTAGGGCTCGGTTTATTGGGCTTGGCGGCGTTACAAACGCGCTCAGTAATGATGAATCAAAGTGCGTATTACCGCAGTATTGCCGCTGATTTAGCCGCTGAACTAAGTGATCGAATTCGCGCCAATCGCACGCCTTTTTTAGCCAGTAGTGATGCTGATAATCCAGTGGCATTACCACCAGATTTTTCTAAGTGCGTCCAAAATTCAGCAAATAAAGACAATATTGATTGTACTGCGCAAGCATCTGGTGTTGAGTCTTATTTAGTGAGCACTGAAATGACGAACTGGAATCAATTTTTACGTTCTCAATTACCCGAGGCAACATTTACTTTAGTGCAGGCATCAGGTCAATCTACTGGTTTTTATCGTTATACATTAGAAATAAGCTGGCTTGATAATCGATCGGCATCATCGGTAGCAAGTCAAACCGCGACCTATTCAACGGTTATTGAATAA
- a CDS encoding pilus assembly protein: MNNSFKVKPIYIWLTLALALQDLTFAGGYYPALPPTLSTSVTPNVMLMIDNSGSMVQDQNNDWIAKRSSCDSAGEIWTGCLVNNTDGYRTWIDSDSSNPNTKMNIAKRVAKNLVNNNSTLRWGVASFRVNNPDGIGGSERSAGSKIVTTIGSSTSNVINGIDSLVGRTATPLGEALLEITQYYQGKASLNGLGSYTSPIQYRCQKNFTIVITDGDASDDNVFPSINYTSINSSNAAVSKTFNVCSTASGTDCPATLEGATDTNPTFGDTSNRPRALRDVAKYANDLDMRVSTTGAPLNDLDGKSFDDEKFKKQSMQTYTVGFKVLNNVLPAAASVGGGKYYNADNEAQLTTALTSAVNDIVASTSNAGGVATQADFLTSGNKVFQPVFNPNGWYGELRCFNLDATGNFNPATSQCSPAKAIIPSEASRKIYSSKVASGVTTSFDFNVAGLASMTTAQLNALGTAASDRTNVLNFIRGSTVGGFRTRSNGLLGDIIDSQPVVISKPAGTTTDSSYGAFQTSNANRNMVFIGANDGMLHAFSVATMSELMAYIPSSVYGNLKALTATDYGQSGGTPHEYHVNGSLRQADVKIGSNWKTILVGGLGQGGKGFFAVDATSESTLNSNSSIKWEWTDVSTNTMGYAFGTPIIYNVRTSDSAVVPAVILTNGYENKWVKGASPQLANSSSLYIVNADTGTLLKQIDVPGGAGLSSPAGVDAGQDGVLDYVYAGDINGKLWRFDLTDASPSNFKVISTPIYDAGTSKPIVMRPAVMAVNSTSGEPIGSLVMFGTGKLLTDSDRSDTSQQTFYAVLDKMEDSPSTITESNLQKQEILTTQTLSGSSTIRAGNYRKISSNSIDLQSSSNTKLGWYIDFPVSSERLVTSPMIFEDKLLFGTGIPLATEKCLPGGKGWIMGVNPLTGSVTKNINKKTPQTYSFIDINYDGKSTASDKISFSGGAEYMSGYEKDGIPTELTYVSTENKLVTPADASNTTGSPGNIIAQREANSMAVYTGNPKTTLVNGKRVPAIKIFKPIPRPASTGKGSLYTGTIGNDTVEKTGLLTKSTGVKVETTLWREIK, encoded by the coding sequence ATGAATAATTCATTCAAAGTAAAGCCGATTTATATTTGGCTAACATTGGCATTAGCGCTTCAAGATTTGACCTTTGCTGGCGGATATTATCCAGCGTTACCACCGACATTATCCACCTCGGTCACACCCAACGTCATGCTGATGATCGATAACTCCGGCAGTATGGTGCAAGATCAAAACAATGATTGGATTGCCAAAAGATCTAGTTGTGATAGTGCGGGTGAGATTTGGACCGGCTGCCTTGTTAATAACACTGATGGTTATCGCACGTGGATTGATAGTGATAGCAGCAATCCAAATACCAAAATGAATATCGCGAAGCGGGTAGCTAAGAATTTAGTCAATAATAATTCAACGCTACGCTGGGGCGTGGCTTCATTTCGGGTGAATAATCCTGATGGGATTGGCGGATCTGAACGTAGCGCAGGATCAAAAATTGTCACCACTATTGGCAGTAGTACCAGTAATGTCATTAACGGAATTGATTCTTTAGTCGGCCGAACTGCGACGCCATTGGGCGAGGCATTATTAGAAATAACGCAATATTATCAAGGTAAAGCATCTCTGAATGGATTGGGCAGTTACACCAGCCCTATTCAATATCGCTGCCAAAAAAACTTTACCATTGTCATTACCGATGGTGATGCCAGTGATGATAATGTTTTTCCATCGATTAATTACACATCGATTAATTCATCCAATGCTGCGGTTAGTAAAACATTTAATGTTTGCTCCACGGCTTCAGGAACGGATTGCCCGGCAACTTTAGAGGGCGCGACCGATACCAATCCTACATTTGGTGATACCAGCAATCGGCCAAGGGCATTACGTGATGTGGCCAAGTATGCCAATGATTTAGATATGCGAGTATCCACCACTGGAGCACCATTGAATGATTTAGATGGCAAATCATTTGATGATGAGAAATTCAAAAAACAAAGTATGCAAACGTATACCGTTGGTTTTAAGGTACTGAATAATGTATTACCTGCTGCGGCATCAGTTGGTGGTGGTAAATATTATAATGCCGATAATGAAGCTCAATTAACCACCGCATTAACGAGTGCGGTCAATGATATTGTGGCTTCAACTTCGAATGCTGGTGGCGTGGCAACTCAGGCTGATTTTTTAACGTCGGGTAATAAAGTATTCCAACCGGTATTTAATCCCAATGGCTGGTATGGTGAATTGCGGTGTTTTAATCTCGATGCCACAGGTAATTTTAATCCGGCAACATCACAATGCTCTCCCGCCAAAGCCATTATTCCATCAGAAGCCAGTCGTAAAATCTACTCATCCAAAGTCGCTTCAGGCGTTACTACCAGCTTTGATTTCAATGTGGCAGGTTTAGCATCAATGACCACAGCGCAATTAAATGCACTCGGCACGGCAGCGAGCGATAGAACGAATGTGCTTAATTTTATTCGTGGCAGTACCGTAGGCGGCTTTCGCACTCGAAGCAATGGCTTACTCGGCGATATTATCGATAGCCAACCCGTGGTGATTTCTAAACCGGCAGGCACGACGACCGATAGCAGCTATGGCGCATTTCAAACCAGTAATGCCAATCGGAATATGGTTTTTATTGGTGCCAATGATGGCATGTTGCATGCATTTAGCGTCGCTACGATGTCAGAGTTGATGGCGTATATTCCATCATCGGTGTATGGCAATTTAAAAGCATTAACGGCCACCGATTACGGCCAAAGCGGTGGCACACCACATGAATATCATGTGAATGGTAGCTTGCGGCAGGCCGATGTGAAAATAGGGTCAAATTGGAAAACCATTCTCGTCGGCGGCTTAGGGCAAGGCGGTAAAGGATTCTTTGCCGTTGATGCCACATCCGAATCAACCTTAAATAGCAATAGCAGCATTAAATGGGAATGGACTGATGTCAGTACCAATACCATGGGTTATGCGTTTGGTACGCCGATTATTTATAACGTTCGCACCTCAGATAGCGCCGTGGTACCCGCGGTCATTTTAACGAATGGCTATGAAAATAAATGGGTTAAAGGGGCTTCGCCACAATTGGCGAATAGCTCGTCCTTATATATCGTGAATGCCGATACCGGCACATTATTAAAACAAATTGACGTTCCCGGCGGGGCGGGTTTGTCGTCTCCTGCTGGCGTGGATGCGGGGCAGGACGGGGTATTAGATTATGTTTATGCCGGTGATATCAATGGCAAGCTATGGCGCTTTGATTTAACCGATGCCAGTCCGAGTAATTTTAAAGTCATTAGCACGCCAATTTATGATGCCGGAACCAGCAAACCGATTGTTATGCGCCCGGCAGTGATGGCCGTGAATTCGACCAGTGGTGAACCGATTGGTAGTTTGGTGATGTTTGGTACCGGTAAATTATTAACCGATAGCGATCGATCCGATACCAGCCAGCAAACATTTTATGCGGTACTGGATAAAATGGAAGATTCACCTTCAACCATCACTGAATCTAATTTACAAAAACAAGAAATTCTAACGACTCAGACACTGAGTGGTAGCAGCACGATACGCGCCGGGAATTATCGCAAAATATCAAGTAATTCGATTGATTTACAATCTAGTAGTAATACTAAGTTGGGCTGGTATATTGATTTTCCGGTGAGTAGTGAGCGCTTAGTGACATCACCAATGATTTTTGAAGATAAATTATTATTTGGTACTGGCATTCCATTGGCGACTGAAAAATGCCTGCCTGGTGGTAAAGGTTGGATTATGGGGGTTAATCCATTAACTGGGTCAGTAACAAAAAATATAAATAAAAAAACGCCACAAACTTATAGTTTTATCGACATTAATTATGATGGTAAATCTACGGCCAGCGATAAAATTTCTTTTTCTGGCGGTGCTGAGTATATGAGTGGCTATGAAAAAGATGGCATTCCCACTGAATTAACTTATGTTTCAACTGAAAATAAATTGGTAACACCTGCCGACGCAAGTAATACCACAGGCTCACCCGGTAATATCATTGCTCAGCGAGAAGCGAATTCGATGGCGGTTTATACCGGCAATCCAAAAACTACATTAGTTAATGGTAAAAGAGTACCGGCAATTAAAATATTTAAACCTATTCCTCGCCCTGCGTCGACCGGTAAAGGCTCGTTGTACACCGGCACCATTGGTAATGACACAGTAGAAAAAACCGGGTTATTAACTAAATCCACTGGTGTGAAAGTTGAAACCACACTTTGGCGTGAGATTAAATAA
- a CDS encoding PilW family protein, whose translation MIKHFGFTLIELMVAMAISLIALLALSELYINTRQTASLQMIQNQVSEDGRYAISMLQRAIAQAGFRADPTVALASDRIAATSNESISIKFTSDGQNQIDCNGSVAAAGATTLVIAKSSSKLQCGTVDWIAPSTSGSGNGTELIDFKILYGIDTGPNLTDGSYGCGSDPGDGSKPRDCIADSYVSSLTGGVTASQIASIKVCLVLRSEKTDTSIVKSAAVKDCSGSDISGSDTDKKLYRMFRSTIVLKNN comes from the coding sequence ATGATTAAACACTTTGGATTTACATTAATTGAATTAATGGTGGCCATGGCTATTTCTTTAATTGCCTTATTGGCTTTGTCTGAGCTGTATATCAATACGCGACAAACCGCGAGTTTGCAGATGATTCAAAATCAGGTTTCTGAAGATGGCCGCTATGCCATCTCGATGTTGCAGCGCGCGATTGCTCAGGCTGGATTTCGTGCTGATCCAACAGTGGCTTTAGCGAGTGATCGAATTGCCGCGACGTCGAATGAATCAATTAGCATTAAGTTTACTTCGGATGGTCAAAATCAAATTGATTGTAATGGCAGCGTTGCCGCCGCTGGCGCGACGACGCTGGTGATTGCCAAATCGAGTAGTAAATTGCAATGCGGCACGGTGGATTGGATTGCGCCGAGCACTTCGGGTTCTGGCAATGGAACTGAATTAATTGATTTTAAAATTTTATATGGTATCGATACTGGGCCAAATTTAACGGATGGTAGTTATGGCTGCGGCAGTGACCCGGGTGATGGTAGTAAACCGAGAGATTGTATTGCTGATAGCTATGTGAGCAGCTTAACTGGTGGTGTAACTGCCAGCCAAATTGCCTCCATTAAAGTGTGCTTGGTATTAAGGTCAGAAAAAACCGATACATCAATTGTAAAGTCTGCCGCAGTTAAAGATTGTAGTGGTAGTGATATTAGTGGCTCGGATACGGATAAAAAACTGTATCGAATGTTTCGCTCAACGATTGTATTGAAAAATAATTAG
- a CDS encoding threonine/serine exporter family protein — protein MVNMKPSQSLASVLTIALQAGLLAHQSGAGTHRTSLIIQRTAKALGAARVEVIISSTNIGATIEWGNERETGFRKAPHMGANFALLTTLNQWLCAVEQGEANPEMAQQALDEMAQKPVHYPRWLIIILVGLSCGSFAALFGGDSAAIVITTFGATLGMMVRFYCVLRHFKPSVFATAASFVALLTTGLLSHWTQTPEAALAASVLFLIPGVPLINGAADLLNANYLNGMVRFAMSGVIVLGIAIGVSLALRILGI, from the coding sequence ATGGTTAACATGAAACCAAGCCAATCTCTCGCGTCCGTACTCACCATCGCTTTACAAGCGGGTTTGCTCGCGCATCAATCGGGGGCGGGAACTCACCGCACTTCTTTAATTATTCAGCGCACGGCCAAAGCGCTCGGCGCTGCGCGAGTTGAAGTGATTATTTCTTCAACCAATATTGGTGCCACCATCGAATGGGGTAATGAGCGAGAAACCGGCTTTCGCAAAGCCCCGCATATGGGGGCTAATTTTGCTTTGCTCACCACGCTAAATCAGTGGCTATGCGCAGTCGAGCAAGGTGAGGCGAACCCCGAAATGGCACAGCAAGCACTGGATGAAATGGCGCAAAAGCCAGTCCACTATCCGCGTTGGCTCATCATTATCTTGGTCGGCCTATCTTGCGGCAGCTTTGCCGCCTTGTTTGGTGGTGATAGCGCAGCAATCGTGATCACCACATTCGGCGCAACGCTGGGCATGATGGTGCGTTTTTACTGTGTATTGCGTCATTTCAAACCATCGGTGTTTGCCACTGCCGCCAGTTTTGTTGCACTACTCACTACCGGCTTGCTCAGCCATTGGACGCAAACACCTGAGGCGGCATTAGCGGCCTCAGTCTTGTTTTTAATTCCTGGCGTACCCCTCATTAATGGCGCGGCCGATTTACTCAATGCCAATTATCTTAACGGTATGGTGCGCTTTGCCATGAGTGGCGTGATTGTGCTGGGGATTGCCATTGGGGTGAGCTTAGCATTGCGAATCTTGGGGATATAA
- a CDS encoding GspH/FimT family pseudopilin has translation MSLIELMVSVAILSILLAIAAPDMISLFRDARLSSQTDLLVTSLNTARLEAIKQKQNVTLCPASNANTATTCSVTLSDWSKGWIIIQGTTILQRIIVQKDVVVTTTSSSIIFNSTLGSTTAAASFTLCSPARKQQNVNVSLSGRINKTVSSTVCS, from the coding sequence ATGTCTTTAATTGAATTGATGGTGTCAGTGGCTATTTTAAGTATTTTATTGGCCATTGCCGCGCCCGATATGATTAGTTTATTTCGCGATGCGCGACTGTCATCGCAAACCGACTTATTGGTGACGAGTTTAAATACCGCTCGACTTGAGGCAATTAAACAAAAACAGAATGTTACTTTGTGTCCAGCAAGTAATGCCAATACTGCCACTACATGCTCAGTGACATTAAGCGATTGGTCTAAAGGCTGGATTATTATTCAGGGCACCACCATTTTACAGCGAATTATCGTGCAAAAAGACGTGGTTGTTACCACCACCAGTAGCAGTATTATTTTTAATTCAACCTTGGGTAGCACTACCGCTGCGGCTAGCTTCACTTTGTGTTCGCCTGCCAGAAAGCAGCAAAATGTTAATGTCTCTCTCTCTGGGCGAATCAATAAAACTGTGAGCAGCACCGTGTGTAGTTAA